From the genome of Desulfovibrio sp.:
TTTACCAGCTCGTTTCTTCCCAAGGAACTCACCGGCCTGGATAACCAGCTCGCTTCCAGGCTGTGCGCGGGCTTCATGGCCACCATCGAGCACCCCGACTTCAAGACCCGGCTGAACATTCTGGAACGCAAGGCGAAGCTTCATCAGGTCATCTTGCCGGACGAGATCGCCGGGTTGCTTGCTGACCGCATCCGGACCGATATCAGGCAGTTGGAGTCCTGCCTGCAGAACCTTGCTCTCAAGGCCCGCATTCTCGGACGGACCATATCCATGGAAATGGCCTGGGAAGTGCTCAAAAATTACGATCTTGACCAGCCGGTCCTGGGTCTGGACCAGATCATGGAGTTCATCTGTTCGGCCTATGACATAAGGCCCGATTCCCTGGTTTCCAAAAGCCGGAAGCGCCAGCACGTGGTGGCCCGCAACACGGCGTTCTTCCTGGCCCGCAAGCACACCGACCTTTCGCTTCAGGACATCGGGGAGCGTTTCAACCGGCGCCATTCCACCGTTGTCAAAGGCATCACCGCGGTCGAGCGCCAGCTCTCCCTGCAAACCCCTCTGGGGCGCCAGATCGAATCAACCATCGAACGCCTGGCTCAGTAAAGTATTCCCGCGCCGGAGCCACATGGCTCCGGCGCGGGGCCTGTCCGTCATCATTCAAGAACAACCAGCTCCATATCCCCCCAAACGCCGATTTTCCCCTCCACCTGCGCGAACACGCCGGTGACACCGAACCTGGAGAGTTCCTGGGCCCGTTCAAGCACGAGGGGGAGCTGCCGCGCACCCTGCGCCAGGTTGCCCAGGGTGGTGGCGGCGGCATCCGCAAGGGCTCCTCTGCGGGCCATCACGGTCACCAGGTCGGCCTTGCCGAACGAGAGCGAGTGGCCGATGGTGGCGGATGTTCCGCACAGGGCCGCCGGAAATTGGTCCGGAGCAAGCTTGAGCGCCAGGCGGGCTCCCTGCACGGGCTTGGCCAAGAGGGCCACGGTCCGCTCCCGGGTGGAATGCATGAAGATGTCCCCGCCGTTTTCCACCAGAATGTCGGGGGAATCCTTGACGAAGCGGTCGGCAACCGCCTGGGCCACCGCACCCGCCACCGCGGCCATGGGCCCCACCTGGCAGAGGCGGGAGGCGTGAAGCATGTCCCGCACAAGCGGCGGCGCGTTTGAATCGTGCGGCAGAGGCACCAGGGACGTGGCGAACGCGGGGTGGAGCAGGATGTAATTTTTCAGCTCGCCCCTGATGGCGTTCAGGTACTGGGCAATCTGATGGGAAAGGTCCTGCCGGGTGGTTATTCTCAAATCAGACTCTTCAACCACGACGTTGAAGCTCGTTTCTCCGGGAGCGGGCTGAAGCAGGGAACGGTACGCCCTGTCGGGGTCTTTGTGGATGATCATCCGATGGGGGTCTCCTTTCCGGATCACGGCGCGAGGAATCTGACACGTGAATCCTGGCCGGACAAGGGGGGAATGCTCCCCACCCGCGCATGACAACTTCCTTATCGCGCCAGGAAACTGTAAGGAAGGGGGCATTACGATCTAACACCCTAATGGATAATGACTCTTTTGCCGATGTGAGCCGTGCCGGCTGATGTTTCATCCGGGATTTGAAAGAGGATCAGCGCGCCCATGTACACGATGTCGCAGCTCACACAGATGGTGCCACCCATTGCGCAACCCAAGCTGGTTGCTTCAGGCATTGGTGTATGGGTCGTCTGGGATGGGCAACTTTCCCCTGTTCTGAATCAGATATTTTATGACTTTGGAGGTTTCGAGCAGAGCCAGGTAGAAGAACAATCCCTATGGTTCTTTTTCGGGGACGAAGTGTTCAAGGCTTTCGCGAGGCTTAGCAGTTATGCCCGGGTCAACAAGCTTCCCTTGTTCATTCAAACCTTTCCCGCGTCGCTTCTGGTCGGTAATAAATTCGAGACGTCCTTTACGTGCCCTGAAGAATTCCTGAACCAGGAGGTGGAGGCCTCCCAGGATCTGGAAATCCTTATCCATCCGAGTTTCATGCCCACAGTGGAAGGCATGACGGGGCTTAACATCAAGGAGTTTCCCACCAGGGAAGGACTGACCCCGGCCGGATTCGGACTCATGACCACGGACGCGGCGGTGGGCTACAACTCGCCCCTGGGCTGGTATTATATGCTGAGGCCCTTGGGGGACCCGCTCGATAAAAACACCGCCGAGGGGTGGCGCTCCATTTTCTCAGAGCTCCAGGCCCTGCTTGAACGGTTGGCCATCAAGCACCTCTCCCACGAAGGCTATCTCATCTTCGGCTTGGACACCGTCCGGGCACTGCGCATCGTAACGCGCGAGCTGCTCCAGCTCGAAGAGACCATCAGAACCGAGGACGGAGGAAGAAAATACTGGCCCTGCGTCATGGCCTGCGTGCTCAAACAAGGGTACCATTTCAACAAGGATTTGCCCAAGAGGATCAAGCTCGATTGGCAGCAGCTCTCCCCGGACTACCCGCACATGAGCTTCAAGTCGGCGCTCTACCTGGGCAGGGATTTCCGGGTGAACGACGTTCGCCGCTCTTCCGGGAAATTGGATATCGACGACTGGTGCCACATATCGCTCACCTCCCACGAGCAAGCCGGTGAAGGCGAGGGGCAGGTTCCTTTCCAGCTGCCGGCGAATCTCCTGGCCGGAAACGATGTCACCTGCTTCTATTGCGGTTTGACCAACCATTCCGCCAGACAATGCCCCACCAAGGCCATACCGGATTTGAACGACGATGTGTGGGAAGACTTGAGCCTGGTGGACATGGCCAGACTCGAGGAAGGCGGCATGAGCCTCAACCGGGAGCTGGACGGGGCCGGACCCGAGGTCATGGCCAGGCTCATGGAAGGCCAGGACATCCGGGGGCTCTTGCTGCGCGGTGTTTTCGAACTGACGTTCGCCTGCCAGCTCAGATGCCTGGACCGCATCTGGCGGAGCAAGGGCAAAACCCTCCCTGACGGCATTGCCGACCTGGCCGCTCCGGACGACGGAGAATACCTTTGGAACGCCGTGGACATGGTGCGCCGCTGCGACGACGAAGGTTTCGAAAACGAAATTTCAGCCGGTCTGGCCAAGCACGAACGTGGATTCCAGCCCCGCTCCATCCAGGGGTTCCATGCCATGGAACAGGGGGATTGGAGCAGGGCCGCCTATTTCTGGCAGGAGGCGGCGCGCAGCGCCTTCTCCCCCTTGCAGCACGGCTGGCTGGCCTTTCTCGAAGGCCGGGCCATGGAAGTGCAGGGGGATTACCAGCGGGCCATGGGCCTTTATAAACAAGCCAAGTCGGAATGCCCGAAGTGGATGGAGCCTACCTACCGCATGGGTGTCTGCCTGGTGAAGATGGGCTTCACCGATCAGGGACTCACCGAGTTGCTGGGCCCGTTGCTTGGAAATCCCAGCCTCTTCAACCGCATTCTGCTCGATCCCGAGTTGGAGCGGGGCCGCGTGCATATCCTTGCGGCCCTCTGGAAACCGTGGTGCGAGGCCTTGGCCGTAAGGGACGAGAAAGCCACCCATCTCGCGGAGCTGCCCGAACTTTTGAAAAGCTGGTTCAGGCCGGACCACCCCTTTCTGAAGGAAGGTCTCGAGCGGGCCAAATTCTTACGGGAACTCGCAAAAATCAATAACTACGTCAGCTTCTACCGGGTGGTGAAGGACTACGACAAGTTTCAGAAGGACTTGAATCAAACCGTTGAAAAGGAAATCGCCGCTTTAAACGCAAGGCTCAAAGAACTCCACGTTGATCTCAAAAACATTCATCACGAAGCGGCCTGGTTCCCGTTCGGCAAGCTGCTGCGCGAGTTCAACAAAGATTTCAATGCGTGCGCCAACAAAATCAATTGGATGCACAGCACGTCCCTCCAGGTCCCGGCCAACTTCCGGAAAAGCCTGGATTATGTCGATGAGATCGATTCGGCCGTGGTCCTCTTGAAAGCCAGACTGGTGACCTTGCGCATCGTGCGGGACTCCACGTTGTTTGTTCTCTTGCTGGGCAAAAGCTTCATGTGGCTGGAGCTCTTGGGCCTGGCGCTTTCCCTGGTCGCTGTGCCGGGGGCCATCTATCTTGCCCAGAAAACCGGGCAGTTCTGGCTGGCCGGTCTCTTGGAAACCCAGAAATGGCAGGTGCAGAAAGGCCTTTTGCTCATCGTGAGCATAGTGGCCATGGCCATTGCAGCGATAAAGACGGCGGTCAGCTTCGAGAAGAAAAGGGCCGCGATATTCAAGGCGCGCGAAGAAATGGCGGACAAGGCCCAGGCAAAAGGGAAAAAGAAGCCGGAAGCCGTCAAGCAGGCCAAAGCCTTGCCGCCGGGCAAAGGCGGCGCAGCAAAAGCGCAGGACGCGAAAAAGGACGCGGGGAAAGGCAAAACCAAGGGGAAGTGATTCAGCCCGGGCGTGAACCTGGTGCATGCGCGACGGTCTACGTGCGAATAAAAAAAGCGGGGCTCCGAAAGGAACCCCGCTTTGCATTCAAGAATGCTGTACGGACTACACGCAGCCGGTGGGCTTGGGCAGGCCGGCCATCTTACAAGCTCCCTTGCCGGGTCCGGAGGGGAACAGCTCGTAGATGTGCTTCAGCTTGAATCCGGTCACCTTCGAGAGGATGCGGACCATGGGGGCGATGCCGTTCTTCTTGTAGTAGTCCTGCAAGAACTCGATCACCTTGTTGTGCTCGTCGGAAAGTTCCTTGATGCCTTCGGACTCTTTCACGTACTCAACCCAGTCGGTGGTCCAGTCCTCAAAGCGCTGCAGGAAGCCGTCTTCATCGACCTCGAAGTTTTTGCCCTTGAATTCAACAGTGGCCATTCTCCATCCTCCTTGGCGTTGCTTGAACTATCTGTCGATTGCCCAGAGTTGCCGGTACCCTCGTGGGAGGGCGCCTAACCATTTAAACAGCGTTCCGCTGTTATGGAACACCAGGTAAGAACATGGGCACTATACCCGTTGCCATTGCGCTCTGAAAGCTTCCTGGCGTTCTTCCGTGGTCCCCACCCGAATTCGTGACGTCTTAAAGTCCAATTCAAGCTGTTGTCAATTGATTTCGATAACGAATCATTCCGGTCGTATTTCATCGAGATGTTTGCGAGCAAAATCAAGGCCCGGGTCCATCTCCAATGCCTTGCCCAAAAACTCCGCGGCCGCTTCGCCATGGCCGAGAAACTTATGGCACAGTCCCAGGTTGGCCAAGTCCATGGCCGAGCCTGAATCAAGGGCCAGGGCCGCTTCGAAGTCGACCGCTGCATCGGAGAAATTCCCGGCCTTGAAGCGGGCCACACCGCGAAGGTTGTAATATTCCTTCACGTCCGGGCTCATGCTGATGGCTCTTTCAAGGAGCGCTTCGGTCTTGCCCCACTGGTCCAACTGGGAGTGGGCGTAGGCCCTGTAAAAAATCGTGAGCGCCCCGTCCTCGGGGTCGGGCTGCAGGGTTTCGGCTTTTTCAAAGAGAGTCATGGCCTCGCCGGTCTCACCTTGGCGCATGGCCAGAAGTCCCTGGAAAAACGGGAGGTAGGGCTGGCCGGAACAGATTTCCGCCAGAACGTTAAGACCGGGAACCGCCTTTTCCACGGGCGCTTCCTCAGCCAGCATGCGCCCCACGAACATGCCCAGGCTGGCCCTGGGGGTGCGTTCGCGGAAGTAAAAGCCCGGCACGAAGTTGTAGTTGGCGCAGGCGCCAAGGTCCGGCTGGGTTGTTTCCACGGTGTAGAGCGTGAAGCCCTGATCCGCGAGGCCTGCCGCGAACGCTTCGATCTCGTAAAGCATGTCGGCCCGCTCCAGGTTGGGGAGGGTTTCAAGGCCGGTTTCCGGTCCGTCCACGACCCAACCGATTTCATCAAGCTCCGTAAATTTTCGCAGGCCGGAGGCTTCGTAGTTGCTGCCCGTCTCGAAGTCGCCCGCCAACTGGGCGATCTCGGTGACGGCGCGGACAGCGGCCTTGACGGGCGAGGACGCCGTGCCGGCCGTGAACACGATCTCGCTCTTTAAGCCGAGCGTCGCGGGATCATAGGCCAACGCGCCCACGGTGGGCACGGGCATGTTCATGCTGAAGTCCTTGAGCCACAGCTTGACCCCGTTTCGCTCGAAGGCTTCCACCAGCTCCCGGAGCACGGGGTCGGAGCAATCTGCGGTGCGGATGGTGGGGAGAACTGTTTGCTCCCTGTCGATCACCGCGCTCACATGGCGTTCCACCAGCTCGCAGGCGCCCTGCAGGATGGATTCCTCCAGGCAGTTGCCGGCGGAGGAGCCGTTGAACTCGTTGAGCTTCTTGAACCAGTCCAGGGGCACCATGACTTCCTGGCCATCCTTCACACGCGTGGCCGGGTAAAAACGCCAGGAAAGAAGGTCCATGAGCCTGGCGGCCTGTTCTTGCGCAAGCGTGTCGTCCACGGACTGAAGGATCTCCGAAATGGGCATGACTTTGCCTGGCCACAAGGCCTGGGCCTCGGACCATGTGGCGCTGACAAAGTTCTCCCCCCTGGCCCAGAAGCTGAAATAGCTGAAGCGCTCGGCCAGCTCCATCAGGGCGGAAGCCTCGGCCTGGGCCGGGGAAGCCCCTTTGCCCATCTGCTTGCGGGTGGGCATTACCGTGCGCGCCTGGGGGCCGCAGATGCTCAAATAGACCGGGATGCCCAGGCGCCCTGTGTCGGTGCGCCTGAGTTCGCCGAGTATGCCCCCGTGGCTGGCGAAGAGCTCTTTGACCCTGGCCACGGTCTGGGCGGGGGTGCAGAGTTTGTCGGAATCGGACGTGTACCCTTTGGGGGTGCTTTGCAACTTACGCATTGGTTCGTCTCCGCATGCGGTAAAGGACGCAGGTTTGGGACTCTCCTGACTCTGAACGGCAGGTGGACTGCGTGCGCTGTATTTGGAAGTCCTGTTGTGCTTGTGCGAAAAAAGGCGCGGCCTCCCGGCAGCGGTCGCAGGAGAGCAGAATTTGGGAATCCGGCTTCGGGGTCAGATGGCTGGCCAGGAAATTGGCCAGTGGGGCGTGCAGTTCCGGCAGGTACAGCGCTTCCGAGCAGGCTATGACATCGAACAGGTCCGAAGTCTCGGGAGCGGCGATGTCCAAATATGCCGGGCTGGCCATGCCGGACAGATCGTTTTTTAAGATGCAGGCCCTGATGAAAAGCAGGGCCTCGGGTTCCTTGTCGGTGATGAGGGTCCTGTACCCCCTTTTCGCGGCAACCAGACCGCACAAGCCGAGTCCTGCGCCGAGTTCCAGAAACGTGGAGCCGCTTGCCGGGGAAAGCTTGGATGCGAGCAGGGCCAGGGGAAAGGATGCGGGCCAGATTTTCGCCCAAAAGGGCAGGGCCACCTTTTCGCCGGGCCGGGCGGTCTCCACCAGCTGGTCAATGTAGCTTGGCAGATCGGTGATCTGGAGCATCTCGAAAGACATGCTGCCGAGGGTAACGGTCTCGAAGCCCACAGGATACCGCGAACCGGCCAGGGCCAGTATGTCGTCCAGGGTGGCCGTGGGGGACAGGGCGATTTCAAGGATGCGCGATGTGTTCTTCATGCGAGGTCTCTCCAGCCAGTCGGTCGTGCTCGTGGTGAAGCTGCAAACGCCCGGCACGGACCTGAGCGTCCGCGGGGCAAGCCGCAAACCTTGGGAAGACGCGGGAAAGGCGAGAAAGAGAAAAGGCCGGACGCGCTGACGCTCCGGCCTGTGTCTGGTCTGGTGGAGCGGGAGACGGGATTTGAACCCGCGACTTCAACCTTGGCAAGGTTGCACTCTACCACTGAGTTACTCCCGCAATCTGGAGGCGGCATCCGGATTTGAACCGGAGAATGGAGGTTTTGCAGACCTCTGCCTTACCACTTGGCTATGCCGCCCCGCGCAAAGGGAAGTCAGCTTTAGTGAAGATATCCTTCCCTGTCAACGAATTCGCTTACATCCAAAAAAAAGTCCCCCGAGGGGGAAGTGGAGCGGGAGACGGGATTTGAACCCGCGACTTCAACCTTGGCAAGGTTGCACTCTACCACTGAGTTACTCCCGCTCGTGGCGAGAGGCGCTTTTAAATGGGCTCGGGGGTGAAGTCAAGGGGCCACTTCAAGAAAAACACAACAGCTTGAAATAGCTGCTTCTATTGTCAGCCTGTGGATGCCGGGAACTTGATAATCCAGGCACGGGGAGTGGCGCGGGCCTGGCAGCATGCCTCGTACCGTATAAATGCGATCTCTGCCGGGAGTAATTGCAGGGTAAATCTTACCAAAGAGAAGATCAAAAAAATGCCTGAAGCTCAATTTGGCGCATGTTGGCTCTTTACCTGGGGCGGCAAATCCATTAAGTGGACTCACTTCGTTGACCCCCAGGGCATGCTGGCCCACCCGGAGGCTCACTATGGAACAGAAAGATCTGGATTTCTTCCGGCAGTACATGAACGATTCTCTCCAGGACATCCTGAAAAAGGGTGAGGAGACCATCGAGGACATGACCGACACCGTCGAGGTGTACGCCGACCCCGCTGACCGGGCCACCGCCGAATCCGACAGGGCGTTCACGCTTCGCCTGCGCGACCGCGAGCGCAAGCTCATCCGCAAGATCCAGGAAGCCCTGGAGCGCATCGAGGACGGCACCTACGGAATCTGCGAGGAGTGCGGCGAGGACATCAGCGTCGCCAGGCTCAAGGCCAGGCCCGTCACCACTCTGTGCATCAAATGCAAGGCCCGCCAGGAGGCTGACGAGGATTTGCGGGGCGAGTAGCCCGGGTGAATGGACGCCGCGTTCTTCAGGTTCCTGGGGCCTGAACTCATAAACGTCCTTGGCGGCGTCCGCTTTGACACGGTCTTTAGTCCCGCTCCCGGCTTCTGGACTTTTGTCTTCTCTCCTCCGGTCAGCCCGACCCCAGAATCTCCACCCGATTGCCGCTTTCTGCTTCTTCGAGTTCATTCCCGGGCGGGTGCGCTGCTGCTCTCGCCCACAAAGCCCGTCAATCCCCCGCAACCCTCCGCCAAGGTGATGTGGCTGCGCAAGCGGTTGCGTGGTCGCAGGGTCACGGGCGGCGCGTGCGACTGGCCCACTAGGCGTCTGGCCCTGGAACTCACCGCTGGCGAGGGCCGGTATCTGTTTTTGTCCATGGATGACGACCCCACGGTGCTCGAAAGCCTGCCCGAAGGATTCGCCACCGGAGGCAACTGGAATACGCCGGAGGAAGCGGCCGGTGACGCCGCGTGCCCCCGAAGCATCCGCCGGGCTTTGGAACGCGAGGAGCCCGAAGACCGGGACGGCTTGCTTCAGGCATTTAAGGACGGGCGGAGCGCCGGCTTCTTCCTTGCTGAATCCCAGCAGGAAGAAGGACCGCTCCCCTGGCCGGCCGGCCGGGAATCCGTTCGCTACCCAACCGCTCTGGCTGCTGGCGCCGCCTATGGCGAAACCTCATTTTTCAGCGCGCTGCTCCCGGTGGACCAGGAACCCAAACGCGCCGAGACCAGGCGGAAGAAGCGCCTGGCCCTGCTGGATCAAGACACACAAAGGCTTAAGGGTTTGGAAGAACAGCAGCTGTATGGCGAAGCAGTGGCCGCCAATCTTTCCGCTTTGGATCCCAGGGAAAAGTCTGCCCCCATGGCCCTCGAGCATCCCGTGCACGGGGTGATGACCGTGCCGTTTGATCCGTCGCGTACGGTTCTTGAGAACATGGAGCGCTTTTTCAAGAAAGCGGCCAAGGGCAGGCGGGGCCAGGTTCATGTGGAGCGCCTGCGCCTGGAGGCGGAGCAGGGTGTCGCCCCGAAGGCCAAGACCCGCCCTCCGCAGAGTGTGAAAAAAAGCGTGGCACCGGACAGGCGATCCACGATTCCCCTGCACCGATTCACATCCTCGGACGGTTTTTTGATCCTTCGCGGCAAAAATAGCGCGGCCAACCACAAGCTCCTCTCCGAACTGGCCAGCCCGTTCGACTATTGGCTCCACGCCGAGGGCGGCCCCGGCGCGCACGTGATCATAAAAAGGGACCATCCCGGCAAGGAAGTCCCTGAGACGACTCTCAGGGAGGCCGCCGTGCTGGCCGGACTCTCCAGCTGGCGCGCGGCCGATGCCAAGGCGAACGTGCTCTACGCTTTGGCCAGCGAGGTCCGGAAGATCAAGGGTGCGGCGCTGGGGCGGGTGAGGCTTGAGAACGCCAAAACAGTGCTTGTTGAGCTTGATCCTTTGCTTGAGGCGCGGCTTCGCCGGGATGGGTGATCCATCGCTAATGCCCCGCGCACAGGCATCTTCTGGTGGCGATCGGGAAAAGCTCGCTCCATTTCTTTCTCTTCGGTCTCACTTGACGGCCGGGCCTTCCGGGAGCAAGGAGTCCGTAAGTCCGCGCACGGTTTTTCTTGCTTTATGGAAGAGAGTGATTACTGCTCTGCGGCGAGTGAAACAGGTGTGAGTCTGTCCGTGTAACAAGGTGTTCACAGTCCACGAATGGCAAAAAATTCAAGCCTTGAGCGAAAGCTCGAATTCGACGACGCGGGTCTTGCCCGCGACCTGTTTGGCCCCCACAACGCCAATCTGTCCTTCGTCACCGAAAAAACGGGAGTGCGCGCCGATTCCCGAGGGTCCGTGCTCACTTTGCGGGGCGAGTCCCCGGAGGTGCTGGAGCAAGTGTCGGAGGTCATGGTCAAACTCTACGGCATGCTCAAGAAGGGCATCCCGGTGTACCCCCGCGACATAGAGCCCGCTCTGGCCCAGTTGGCCAAAAATCCCGGATCGGGGCTCGGCAAGCTCTTCGAGGAGCAATCC
Proteins encoded in this window:
- a CDS encoding UPF0280 family protein — its product is MIIHKDPDRAYRSLLQPAPGETSFNVVVEESDLRITTRQDLSHQIAQYLNAIRGELKNYILLHPAFATSLVPLPHDSNAPPLVRDMLHASRLCQVGPMAAVAGAVAQAVADRFVKDSPDILVENGGDIFMHSTRERTVALLAKPVQGARLALKLAPDQFPAALCGTSATIGHSLSFGKADLVTVMARRGALADAAATTLGNLAQGARQLPLVLERAQELSRFGVTGVFAQVEGKIGVWGDMELVVLE
- a CDS encoding tetratricopeptide repeat protein, which encodes MYTMSQLTQMVPPIAQPKLVASGIGVWVVWDGQLSPVLNQIFYDFGGFEQSQVEEQSLWFFFGDEVFKAFARLSSYARVNKLPLFIQTFPASLLVGNKFETSFTCPEEFLNQEVEASQDLEILIHPSFMPTVEGMTGLNIKEFPTREGLTPAGFGLMTTDAAVGYNSPLGWYYMLRPLGDPLDKNTAEGWRSIFSELQALLERLAIKHLSHEGYLIFGLDTVRALRIVTRELLQLEETIRTEDGGRKYWPCVMACVLKQGYHFNKDLPKRIKLDWQQLSPDYPHMSFKSALYLGRDFRVNDVRRSSGKLDIDDWCHISLTSHEQAGEGEGQVPFQLPANLLAGNDVTCFYCGLTNHSARQCPTKAIPDLNDDVWEDLSLVDMARLEEGGMSLNRELDGAGPEVMARLMEGQDIRGLLLRGVFELTFACQLRCLDRIWRSKGKTLPDGIADLAAPDDGEYLWNAVDMVRRCDDEGFENEISAGLAKHERGFQPRSIQGFHAMEQGDWSRAAYFWQEAARSAFSPLQHGWLAFLEGRAMEVQGDYQRAMGLYKQAKSECPKWMEPTYRMGVCLVKMGFTDQGLTELLGPLLGNPSLFNRILLDPELERGRVHILAALWKPWCEALAVRDEKATHLAELPELLKSWFRPDHPFLKEGLERAKFLRELAKINNYVSFYRVVKDYDKFQKDLNQTVEKEIAALNARLKELHVDLKNIHHEAAWFPFGKLLREFNKDFNACANKINWMHSTSLQVPANFRKSLDYVDEIDSAVVLLKARLVTLRIVRDSTLFVLLLGKSFMWLELLGLALSLVAVPGAIYLAQKTGQFWLAGLLETQKWQVQKGLLLIVSIVAMAIAAIKTAVSFEKKRAAIFKAREEMADKAQAKGKKKPEAVKQAKALPPGKGGAAKAQDAKKDAGKGKTKGK
- a CDS encoding TusE/DsrC/DsvC family sulfur relay protein codes for the protein MATVEFKGKNFEVDEDGFLQRFEDWTTDWVEYVKESEGIKELSDEHNKVIEFLQDYYKKNGIAPMVRILSKVTGFKLKHIYELFPSGPGKGACKMAGLPKPTGCV
- a CDS encoding YcaO-like family protein, with amino-acid sequence MRKLQSTPKGYTSDSDKLCTPAQTVARVKELFASHGGILGELRRTDTGRLGIPVYLSICGPQARTVMPTRKQMGKGASPAQAEASALMELAERFSYFSFWARGENFVSATWSEAQALWPGKVMPISEILQSVDDTLAQEQAARLMDLLSWRFYPATRVKDGQEVMVPLDWFKKLNEFNGSSAGNCLEESILQGACELVERHVSAVIDREQTVLPTIRTADCSDPVLRELVEAFERNGVKLWLKDFSMNMPVPTVGALAYDPATLGLKSEIVFTAGTASSPVKAAVRAVTEIAQLAGDFETGSNYEASGLRKFTELDEIGWVVDGPETGLETLPNLERADMLYEIEAFAAGLADQGFTLYTVETTQPDLGACANYNFVPGFYFRERTPRASLGMFVGRMLAEEAPVEKAVPGLNVLAEICSGQPYLPFFQGLLAMRQGETGEAMTLFEKAETLQPDPEDGALTIFYRAYAHSQLDQWGKTEALLERAISMSPDVKEYYNLRGVARFKAGNFSDAAVDFEAALALDSGSAMDLANLGLCHKFLGHGEAAAEFLGKALEMDPGLDFARKHLDEIRPE
- a CDS encoding methyltransferase; amino-acid sequence: MKNTSRILEIALSPTATLDDILALAGSRYPVGFETVTLGSMSFEMLQITDLPSYIDQLVETARPGEKVALPFWAKIWPASFPLALLASKLSPASGSTFLELGAGLGLCGLVAAKRGYRTLITDKEPEALLFIRACILKNDLSGMASPAYLDIAAPETSDLFDVIACSEALYLPELHAPLANFLASHLTPKPDSQILLSCDRCREAAPFFAQAQQDFQIQRTQSTCRSESGESQTCVLYRMRRRTNA
- the dksA gene encoding RNA polymerase-binding protein DksA; this encodes MEQKDLDFFRQYMNDSLQDILKKGEETIEDMTDTVEVYADPADRATAESDRAFTLRLRDRERKLIRKIQEALERIEDGTYGICEECGEDISVARLKARPVTTLCIKCKARQEADEDLRGE
- a CDS encoding DUF814 domain-containing protein, with protein sequence MDAAFFRFLGPELINVLGGVRFDTVFSPAPGFWTFVFSPPVSPTPESPPDCRFLLLRVHSRAGALLLSPTKPVNPPQPSAKVMWLRKRLRGRRVTGGACDWPTRRLALELTAGEGRYLFLSMDDDPTVLESLPEGFATGGNWNTPEEAAGDAACPRSIRRALEREEPEDRDGLLQAFKDGRSAGFFLAESQQEEGPLPWPAGRESVRYPTALAAGAAYGETSFFSALLPVDQEPKRAETRRKKRLALLDQDTQRLKGLEEQQLYGEAVAANLSALDPREKSAPMALEHPVHGVMTVPFDPSRTVLENMERFFKKAAKGRRGQVHVERLRLEAEQGVAPKAKTRPPQSVKKSVAPDRRSTIPLHRFTSSDGFLILRGKNSAANHKLLSELASPFDYWLHAEGGPGAHVIIKRDHPGKEVPETTLREAAVLAGLSSWRAADAKANVLYALASEVRKIKGAALGRVRLENAKTVLVELDPLLEARLRRDG